A stretch of the uncultured Cohaesibacter sp. genome encodes the following:
- a CDS encoding molybdenum cofactor biosynthesis protein MoaE, whose amino-acid sequence MAVYLQREDFDIGQEIDRLVAGRTSIGAAVTFTGLVRDMIGDQRILDMELEHYPAMAQAELERIERDANQRWPMLEGTTIIHRYGTLAPGDRIVLVITLSSHRQAAFEANNFMMDFLKTRAPFWKKERLASGNAKWVEAKDKDDEATRRWHQD is encoded by the coding sequence ATGGCAGTCTACCTTCAACGCGAAGACTTCGACATCGGTCAGGAAATTGATCGATTGGTGGCAGGCCGCACCTCAATTGGTGCAGCGGTCACCTTCACCGGCTTGGTGCGCGACATGATCGGGGATCAGCGCATCCTCGATATGGAGCTTGAGCATTATCCTGCCATGGCACAAGCCGAGCTTGAGCGGATAGAGCGAGACGCCAATCAGCGCTGGCCGATGCTGGAGGGCACCACCATCATCCACCGCTATGGCACCTTGGCCCCCGGCGACCGGATCGTGCTGGTGATCACGTTATCCTCTCACCGTCAGGCCGCTTTCGAGGCCAACAACTTCATGATGGATTTTCTCAAGACGCGCGCGCCCTTCTGGAAGAAGGAACGCCTTGCGAGCGGAAACGCCAAATGGGTTGAGGCAAAAGACAAGGATGACGAAGCCACCCGGCGTTGGCATCAGGACTGA
- the moaD gene encoding molybdopterin converting factor subunit 1, with amino-acid sequence MKLIYFAWIRERIGKEEEQVDLPPSVKTVQDLLLWQQQRGDEYEAAFAEIETIRVALDQFHAEPSDPVGTAGEIAFFPPMTGG; translated from the coding sequence ATGAAGCTCATTTATTTTGCATGGATCCGGGAACGCATCGGCAAGGAAGAGGAACAGGTTGACCTGCCCCCTTCTGTCAAGACAGTCCAAGATCTGCTGCTTTGGCAACAGCAGCGCGGCGATGAATATGAAGCCGCCTTTGCCGAGATCGAAACGATCCGCGTGGCTTTGGATCAGTTCCATGCAGAGCCATCCGACCCGGTCGGCACCGCCGGTGAAATTGCCTTTTTCCCTCCTATGACCGGCGGATAG
- the pgsA gene encoding CDP-diacylglycerol--glycerol-3-phosphate 3-phosphatidyltransferase, translating to MNSSKTFSLPNILTFGRILAVPAVVFVLLWPDKEWARWTALGIFSVAAITDFFDGYLARRWKLQSALGRMLDPIADKLLVSICIVMLAYDQTLYGWHIWAGVIILCREILVSGLREFLAELRVSVPVTRLAKWKTTAQLVALGFLLAGHAGDKVLPYNTEIGLILLWISALLTLYTGYDYFRAGMKYLINE from the coding sequence ATGAATAGCTCCAAGACTTTCAGCCTTCCCAACATCCTGACTTTCGGGCGCATTCTCGCGGTCCCGGCCGTGGTGTTTGTCCTGCTTTGGCCGGACAAGGAATGGGCGCGCTGGACCGCTTTGGGCATTTTTTCCGTCGCCGCCATCACCGACTTTTTTGATGGCTATCTCGCGCGCCGCTGGAAATTGCAATCCGCTCTTGGCCGGATGCTCGATCCCATTGCCGACAAGCTGCTGGTTTCCATTTGCATTGTCATGCTGGCCTATGATCAGACACTCTATGGCTGGCACATCTGGGCTGGCGTCATCATTCTCTGCCGCGAAATTTTGGTCTCCGGGCTGCGCGAATTCCTGGCGGAATTGCGGGTCAGCGTACCGGTCACCCGACTGGCCAAATGGAAGACCACCGCCCAATTGGTGGCTCTTGGCTTTCTGCTGGCAGGCCATGCAGGTGACAAGGTCTTGCCCTACAACACCGAGATCGGCCTGATCCTGCTGTGGATTTCAGCCTTGTTAACCCTTTATACAGGCTATGATTATTTCCGCGCTGGAATGAAATATCTGATCAACGAGTAA
- the uvrC gene encoding excinuclease ABC subunit UvrC, with protein sequence MTDESNHPDASDPAEDAKAAPAKAVTGFDVIGDFVRRLPNSPGVYRMLNGDGDVLYVGKARNLKKRVSNYARHGNQTNRILRMIQLTRSMEFVTTATETEALLLEANLIKRLRPRFNVLLRDDKSFPYILIGEDHAAPQITKHRGARKRKAKYYGPFASAGAVNNTINALQKAFLLRTCTDSVYESRSRPCLLYQIKRCAAPCTGEISIEQYSELVKEAHQFLTGKSQTVRKEMAEKMQQAAESLDFETAAIYRDRLAGLSHIQSHQGINPQNTEEADVFACYQDGGQICIQVFFFRTGQNWGNRAYFPKADKSQTEAEVLGAFLAQFYDNKPCPRLILLSHEIDEQELVAEALTSKSDHKVAVTMPQRGEKRELVDHAHANAREALGRRLAETSTQTRLLDGLAEVFGLPARPGRIEVYDNSHIQGTNAVGGMIVAGPDGFMKNQYRKFNIKSDTITPGDDFGMMREVLERRFSRLLKENGPRPESPSKQDSDNEGVNMPDPAWPDLLLIDGGKGQLNAVCETLADLGIHELPIVGVAKGPDRDAGREQFFMPGRDSFMLPLRDPVLYFIQRLRDEAHRFAIGTHRAKRSKQISQTGLEDIPGIGPTRKRALLHHFGTAKAVRNAALSDLLAVDGISEQMAKVIHAYFHEDGH encoded by the coding sequence ATGACTGACGAATCAAACCATCCGGACGCATCCGATCCAGCAGAAGACGCCAAGGCCGCTCCCGCTAAAGCCGTGACTGGCTTTGACGTCATCGGCGATTTCGTGCGCCGCCTGCCCAACAGTCCCGGCGTCTATCGCATGCTCAATGGCGACGGCGATGTTCTCTATGTTGGCAAGGCGCGCAATCTGAAGAAACGCGTCTCCAACTATGCCCGGCATGGCAACCAGACCAACCGCATTCTGCGGATGATCCAGTTGACCCGTTCGATGGAGTTTGTCACCACTGCCACCGAAACCGAAGCCCTGCTGCTCGAAGCCAATCTTATCAAGCGCCTTCGGCCTCGCTTCAACGTTCTGCTGCGTGACGACAAGAGCTTTCCCTATATCCTGATCGGCGAAGATCATGCCGCTCCACAAATCACCAAGCATCGCGGCGCCCGCAAGAGAAAAGCCAAATATTACGGGCCGTTCGCCTCTGCCGGTGCGGTCAACAACACCATCAATGCCTTGCAGAAGGCCTTTCTTCTGCGCACCTGTACGGACTCAGTTTATGAAAGCCGCAGCCGTCCTTGTCTGCTCTATCAAATCAAGCGCTGCGCAGCCCCCTGTACCGGAGAGATTTCGATCGAGCAGTATAGTGAGCTGGTCAAGGAAGCCCATCAGTTCCTGACCGGCAAGAGCCAGACCGTGCGCAAGGAAATGGCAGAAAAAATGCAGCAGGCCGCCGAGTCCCTCGATTTCGAGACTGCCGCGATTTATCGCGACCGATTGGCGGGCCTCAGCCACATCCAGTCCCATCAGGGCATCAACCCGCAGAATACCGAAGAAGCCGACGTCTTTGCCTGCTATCAGGATGGCGGCCAGATCTGTATTCAGGTTTTCTTTTTCCGCACCGGACAGAACTGGGGCAACCGGGCCTATTTCCCCAAGGCCGACAAGAGCCAGACCGAAGCAGAAGTGCTCGGCGCCTTCCTTGCCCAGTTCTACGACAACAAACCCTGCCCGCGTCTTATTCTCCTGTCCCATGAAATTGACGAACAGGAACTGGTCGCCGAGGCATTGACGAGTAAATCGGACCATAAGGTCGCCGTCACCATGCCGCAGCGGGGTGAAAAGCGTGAACTGGTTGACCATGCCCACGCCAATGCCCGCGAAGCGCTGGGACGCCGTCTGGCGGAAACCTCAACCCAGACCAGGCTGCTCGATGGGCTGGCAGAAGTCTTTGGCCTACCCGCACGGCCCGGCCGGATCGAAGTTTATGACAACAGCCACATTCAAGGCACCAATGCAGTTGGCGGCATGATTGTCGCAGGCCCTGACGGCTTCATGAAGAACCAGTATCGCAAATTCAACATCAAGTCCGACACCATCACCCCGGGCGATGATTTCGGCATGATGCGCGAAGTGCTGGAACGCCGCTTCTCGCGCTTGTTAAAGGAAAATGGTCCCCGCCCAGAAAGCCCTAGCAAACAGGACAGCGACAATGAAGGCGTCAATATGCCGGACCCGGCCTGGCCCGATCTCTTGCTGATCGATGGTGGCAAGGGTCAGTTGAATGCGGTCTGCGAGACCCTCGCCGACCTCGGTATTCATGAGTTGCCAATTGTCGGCGTCGCCAAGGGGCCGGATCGGGATGCGGGCCGCGAACAATTCTTCATGCCCGGCCGCGACAGCTTCATGTTGCCGTTGCGCGATCCGGTGCTGTATTTCATCCAAAGATTGCGCGATGAAGCCCACCGCTTTGCCATTGGCACCCATCGCGCCAAGCGCAGCAAGCAAATCTCCCAGACCGGTCTGGAGGACATCCCCGGTATTGGCCCGACACGCAAGCGCGCCCTGTTGCATCACTTCGGCACAGCCAAGGCGGTGCGCAACGCTGCCCTGTCAGATTTGCTGGCCGTTGATGGCATTTCCGAACAAATGGCCAAAGTGATCCACGCCTATTTCCACGAAGATGGTCACTGA